From one Plantibacter flavus genomic stretch:
- a CDS encoding ABC transporter substrate-binding protein, producing MTISSRLRRAALVLVPALALVGLAGCSPTAASEADSSGAWSYTDDTGTTVKLDEQPKRIASFADYALGLHGNGIDPVAVFGRVDVATDKRFSDYDLGDTAIVGNSYGEIDLEALAEAAPDLIVTGIYPTDRDGTLDLKGPYYGVADVEQQEQLEKIAPVVAIKVGGKGADVIASLNKLSEALGADEDTIAAAKEKYDAAAADLTDAAKETDLEVTQMYADASGIYVVKPQDEPETELYSELGVKYTNANPDGYYYWDIYSWENAGQAMTGDVLLVNVEGFQQSDLEAQATFASHPALVAGQIHSWNTAALDYTSQAKQMETLAGILRESKAL from the coding sequence ATGACGATCTCTTCACGCCTCCGCCGCGCCGCACTCGTGCTCGTGCCCGCGCTCGCCCTGGTCGGCCTCGCCGGCTGCTCCCCCACCGCCGCCTCCGAAGCCGACAGCAGCGGCGCCTGGAGCTACACCGACGACACCGGCACCACGGTCAAGCTCGACGAGCAGCCCAAGCGCATCGCGAGCTTCGCCGATTACGCGCTCGGCCTGCACGGCAACGGCATCGACCCCGTCGCGGTCTTCGGTCGCGTCGACGTCGCCACCGACAAGCGGTTCTCGGACTACGACCTCGGCGACACGGCCATCGTCGGCAACAGCTACGGCGAGATCGACCTCGAGGCACTCGCCGAGGCGGCACCCGACCTCATCGTGACGGGGATCTACCCGACCGATCGCGACGGCACGCTCGACCTCAAGGGCCCGTACTACGGTGTCGCCGACGTCGAGCAGCAGGAGCAGCTGGAGAAGATCGCTCCGGTCGTCGCCATCAAGGTCGGCGGCAAGGGTGCCGACGTCATCGCCTCGCTCAACAAGCTGTCCGAGGCGCTCGGAGCCGACGAGGACACCATCGCCGCGGCGAAGGAGAAGTACGACGCCGCAGCAGCGGACCTGACCGACGCAGCGAAGGAGACCGACCTCGAGGTCACGCAGATGTACGCGGACGCGAGCGGCATCTACGTCGTCAAGCCGCAGGACGAGCCGGAGACCGAGCTGTACAGCGAACTCGGCGTGAAGTACACGAACGCGAACCCGGACGGTTACTACTACTGGGACATCTACAGCTGGGAGAACGCCGGCCAGGCGATGACCGGTGACGTCCTGCTCGTCAACGTCGAGGGCTTCCAGCAGAGCGACCTCGAGGCGCAGGCGACCTTCGCCTCGCACCCGGCGCTCGTCGCCGGCCAGATCCACTCCTGGAACACCGCCGCCCTCGACTACACGTCTCAGGCGAAGCAGATGGAGACGCTCGCCGGGATCCTCCGCGAGTCGAAGGCGCTGTAG
- a CDS encoding ABC transporter ATP-binding protein, with product MTDPATTASPAQERPTPALEARGVSLAYDQTVVFEGLDLRIETGEVTTLIGANGCGKSTLLKAFGRLLTPTAGTVELDGRGVRSIPTREVARRLAILPQKPLTPSATTVRDLVSRGRHPHQSLLKPWTPADTIAVDEALAATGLETLADRDTASLSGGQLQRAWIALVLAQRAPTILLDEPTTFLDLSHQLDVLRLVRSINRERGATVVMVLHDLTLAGRYSDRLVVVGGGRVIADGTPWEVLTPAVLREAFDLDAIVIPDPSSGSPLIVPVDPDDAIALDAE from the coding sequence ATGACCGACCCCGCCACGACCGCATCGCCCGCGCAGGAGCGCCCGACGCCCGCCCTCGAGGCTCGGGGCGTCTCCCTGGCCTACGACCAGACGGTGGTGTTCGAGGGGCTCGACCTCCGCATCGAGACGGGCGAGGTCACGACCCTCATCGGCGCCAACGGCTGCGGCAAGTCGACGCTGCTCAAGGCGTTCGGTCGCCTGCTCACCCCGACCGCCGGCACGGTCGAGCTCGACGGCCGCGGCGTGCGGTCGATCCCGACCCGCGAGGTCGCGCGCCGGCTGGCGATCCTGCCGCAGAAGCCCCTGACGCCGTCGGCGACGACCGTCCGCGACCTCGTCTCGCGGGGCCGGCACCCGCACCAGAGCCTCCTCAAGCCGTGGACGCCCGCCGACACGATCGCCGTCGACGAGGCGCTCGCCGCCACCGGTCTCGAGACCCTCGCCGACCGCGACACGGCCTCCCTGTCGGGCGGGCAGTTGCAGCGCGCCTGGATCGCCCTGGTCCTCGCGCAGCGGGCCCCAACGATCCTGCTCGACGAGCCGACGACCTTCCTCGACCTCAGCCACCAGCTCGACGTCCTCCGACTCGTGCGGTCGATCAACCGCGAACGTGGCGCGACGGTCGTCATGGTCCTGCACGACCTCACGCTCGCCGGTCGCTACTCCGACCGCCTCGTCGTCGTGGGCGGCGGCCGGGTCATCGCCGACGGCACCCCCTGGGAGGTCCTCACCCCGGCCGTGCTCCGGGAGGCGTTCGACCTCGACGCGATCGTCATCCCCGACCCGAGCAGCGGTTCGCCACTCATCGTGCCGGTCGACCCCGACGACGCGATCGCCCTCGACGCGGAATGA
- a CDS encoding FecCD family ABC transporter permease gives MSAVREGSRFFGRLWRGRVVGVTIACLVVALAFALLGIVAGSSSLTIPDVITTLLGGGTGGQELIVFELRLPRVVGGLLVGASLGLAGALTQTFARNPLATPDILGVTSGAALGAVAAIVLVGGSYSVGAGALSLGLPAMAAIGALVTSAAVYALSWRGGVDSFRLILIGIGATATLGGITSYLIARAQITEAAAAAQWLVGSLSGISWSSVWPVLVALVILTPIAVLQTSSLDISQLGDELSTGLGVAVQRHRIVVIACAVLLVAAAVSAAGPIEFVAFVAPQIARRLARTGRPPLLASALLGAVIVTGGDALVRGVLPGEIPVGIITAIVGAPYLIWLLTRRKERETSA, from the coding sequence GTGAGCGCCGTGCGGGAGGGCAGCCGCTTCTTCGGCCGCCTGTGGCGAGGGCGGGTCGTCGGCGTCACGATCGCCTGTCTCGTCGTCGCGCTGGCGTTCGCCCTGCTCGGGATCGTCGCCGGCTCGTCGTCCCTGACGATCCCCGACGTGATCACCACCCTGCTCGGCGGCGGGACCGGCGGCCAGGAACTCATCGTGTTCGAGCTCCGCCTCCCCCGGGTCGTCGGCGGCCTCCTCGTCGGTGCGTCCCTCGGACTCGCCGGGGCCCTGACCCAGACCTTCGCACGCAACCCGCTCGCCACTCCGGACATCCTCGGTGTCACCTCGGGTGCCGCGCTCGGGGCCGTGGCCGCGATCGTCCTGGTCGGCGGCAGCTACTCGGTCGGGGCCGGCGCCCTCAGCCTGGGCTTGCCCGCCATGGCCGCGATCGGCGCCCTCGTCACCTCCGCCGCCGTCTACGCGCTGTCCTGGCGCGGCGGCGTCGACAGCTTCCGACTCATCCTCATCGGCATCGGTGCCACCGCGACCCTCGGCGGCATCACGAGCTACCTCATCGCCCGGGCGCAGATCACCGAGGCGGCAGCGGCGGCACAGTGGCTCGTCGGCAGCCTCTCGGGCATCTCCTGGTCGAGCGTGTGGCCGGTGCTCGTCGCGCTGGTGATCCTGACGCCGATCGCGGTCCTGCAGACGAGCAGCCTCGACATCAGCCAGCTCGGCGACGAGTTGTCGACCGGCCTCGGCGTCGCGGTCCAGCGGCATCGGATCGTCGTCATCGCGTGCGCGGTCCTGCTCGTCGCCGCGGCCGTGTCCGCGGCGGGGCCGATCGAGTTCGTCGCCTTCGTCGCGCCGCAGATCGCCCGCCGCCTGGCCCGCACCGGTCGCCCGCCGCTGCTCGCCTCCGCGCTGCTCGGCGCCGTCATCGTCACGGGCGGCGACGCGCTCGTCCGTGGTGTCCTGCCGGGCGAGATCCCGGTGGGCATCATCACGGCGATCGTCGGCGCGCCCTATCTCATCTGGTTGCTGACGCGCCGCAAGGAACGGGAGACCTCCGCATGA
- a CDS encoding FecCD family ABC transporter permease: MRSATLLRSRRALAVGTLAVALLVIALASLMLGSNLISPVAVLTALFDPAQDTGAVVWGSRVPRTVLGVLVGVCLGIAGAVMQGQTRNPLADPGLFGVSAGASLAVVVGVYVLGTSSVITTLWLALLGATVASVIVFSVAALGRGLSSPVPLAIAGTAVSALLVALTSYLVLSDETTLAAYRIWVVGSLSGRSLTGVDAALVFAGLGLVFAVANIRSLNALALGTELANGLGENLIRARLVGLAAITLLTAAAVALTGPIAFVGLTAPHIARTLVGGHHGWLLPASGLVGGSVLLACDVIGRLIGGTAEVPVGVVLTVVGGVAFIAIVRRGRMAEL, from the coding sequence ATGCGCAGCGCGACCCTCCTCCGATCGAGACGCGCGCTCGCCGTCGGCACGCTGGCCGTGGCGCTCCTCGTCATCGCCCTCGCGAGCCTGATGCTCGGCAGCAACCTCATCAGTCCCGTGGCCGTCCTCACCGCCCTGTTCGACCCCGCCCAGGACACCGGCGCCGTCGTCTGGGGGTCGCGGGTGCCGCGCACGGTGCTCGGCGTCCTCGTCGGCGTCTGTCTCGGCATCGCCGGTGCCGTCATGCAGGGGCAGACCCGCAACCCGCTCGCCGACCCCGGCCTGTTCGGTGTCTCCGCCGGCGCGAGCCTCGCGGTCGTCGTCGGGGTCTACGTGCTCGGCACGAGCTCGGTGATCACGACCCTCTGGCTCGCCCTGCTCGGCGCCACCGTCGCCAGCGTCATCGTGTTCTCCGTCGCCGCGCTCGGCCGCGGACTGTCGAGTCCTGTCCCGCTCGCGATCGCCGGCACCGCCGTCTCGGCCCTGCTCGTCGCCCTGACCTCGTACCTCGTCCTGTCCGACGAGACGACGCTCGCCGCCTATCGCATCTGGGTGGTCGGTTCGCTGTCCGGCCGATCGCTCACGGGCGTCGACGCGGCCCTGGTCTTCGCCGGGCTCGGCCTCGTGTTCGCGGTCGCCAACATCCGCTCGCTGAACGCCCTGGCGCTCGGGACCGAGCTGGCGAACGGCCTCGGTGAGAACCTCATCCGCGCACGACTCGTGGGGCTCGCCGCGATCACCCTGCTCACGGCCGCCGCCGTGGCCCTGACCGGCCCGATCGCCTTCGTCGGACTCACCGCCCCGCACATCGCGCGCACCCTCGTGGGCGGGCACCACGGCTGGCTCCTCCCCGCCTCGGGACTCGTCGGCGGGAGCGTGCTGCTCGCGTGCGACGTGATCGGTCGACTCATCGGTGGCACCGCCGAGGTGCCCGTGGGCGTCGTCCTCACCGTCGTGGGCGGCGTCGCGTTCATCGCCATCGTGCGTCGCGGACGGATGGCGGAGCTGTGA
- a CDS encoding CaiB/BaiF CoA transferase family protein, which produces MTEQPSTGADTEAVLAATERLAVPPGSLEGVVVLDLSRVLAGPYAASMLADLGATVIKIENPNDPDVSRGFPPYLRDGDEEFSGYYGQYNRGKFGLALDLASDAGKEVLRDLVASADILVENFRPGTMAKLDLPYEALAAINPKLVYTAISGYGQTGSRSRRPAFDNTAQAAGGLWSMNGYADQPPVRVGVTIGDLSATMFGVIGTLAALRHAERTGVGQLVDVAQVDSIIAMTETAVVDYTVDGTVASPSGNEHAWVRPYELFPCADGQVFFGAYTDKLWKASCELFGTPEAIADPEIDTMRKRFDEEVYARRVKPLVISWFADRTRAELEELAGDVVPLTAVKTIGEVVDDPGTAERDMVVETDYGSFGTLRSFGQPIKLSATPATTDRPANHMGEHADDVLTALAGYDADRIAALRSDGVI; this is translated from the coding sequence ATGACCGAGCAGCCGTCGACCGGAGCCGACACCGAAGCGGTCCTCGCCGCCACGGAACGACTCGCCGTCCCGCCCGGCTCGCTCGAGGGCGTCGTGGTCCTCGACCTCTCCCGTGTCCTCGCCGGCCCCTACGCCGCATCGATGCTCGCCGACCTCGGCGCGACCGTCATCAAGATCGAGAACCCGAACGACCCCGACGTCTCCCGGGGCTTCCCGCCCTACCTGCGCGACGGCGACGAGGAGTTCAGCGGCTACTACGGCCAGTACAACCGCGGCAAGTTCGGTCTGGCGCTCGACCTCGCGAGCGACGCCGGAAAGGAGGTGCTGCGCGACCTCGTCGCGAGCGCCGACATCCTCGTCGAGAACTTCCGCCCGGGGACGATGGCGAAGCTCGACCTGCCGTACGAGGCGCTCGCCGCCATCAACCCCAAGCTCGTGTACACGGCGATCTCCGGCTACGGACAGACGGGTTCGCGCAGCCGCCGCCCGGCCTTCGACAACACGGCCCAGGCCGCCGGCGGACTCTGGTCCATGAACGGCTACGCGGACCAGCCGCCCGTGCGCGTCGGCGTCACCATCGGCGACCTCTCCGCGACGATGTTCGGCGTCATCGGCACCCTCGCCGCGCTGCGGCACGCCGAGCGCACCGGCGTGGGCCAGCTCGTCGACGTCGCCCAGGTCGACAGCATCATCGCGATGACCGAGACCGCCGTCGTCGACTACACCGTCGACGGGACCGTCGCCTCGCCGTCCGGCAACGAACACGCCTGGGTGCGGCCCTACGAGCTGTTCCCCTGCGCCGACGGTCAGGTGTTCTTCGGCGCGTACACCGACAAGCTCTGGAAGGCGAGCTGCGAGCTGTTCGGCACGCCCGAGGCGATCGCCGACCCCGAGATCGACACCATGCGCAAACGCTTCGACGAGGAGGTCTACGCCCGTCGCGTCAAGCCGCTCGTCATCTCCTGGTTCGCGGACCGCACCCGCGCCGAGCTCGAGGAACTGGCCGGCGACGTCGTCCCGCTCACCGCCGTGAAGACCATCGGCGAGGTCGTCGACGACCCCGGGACGGCCGAACGCGACATGGTCGTCGAGACCGACTACGGCTCCTTCGGCACCCTCCGCTCCTTCGGCCAGCCGATCAAACTGAGCGCGACGCCCGCGACCACCGACCGCCCCGCGAACCACATGGGCGAGCACGCGGACGACGTGCTGACGGCGCTCGCCGGGTACGACGCCGACCGTATCGCCGCGTTGCGGTCCGACGGGGTGATCTGA
- a CDS encoding FAS1-like dehydratase domain-containing protein — protein sequence MGLVERTEQLDLRPASWYRSTFATAAPEPVLGEELPAGWEGVHFPFETSFAQLREDGSPAEDGVLPIIDLPRRMYAGEDTEFLAPLRYGDMVTQRTSLGSLVEKQGRAGRLVFADLVREYLVDGEVTVRSTWHDVFLEAQPAVPSPRTAAPEVAAEDVDPDVGADWTVTRSLDSRQLFRFSAVTGNTHRIHYDRQWAREVEGLDDLLVHGPLTRILVLDALTANAGGRRLASVRFRAEAPVLVDTAFRIAGTDGPEGTSVVVRAADGTVLASADATWRP from the coding sequence GTGGGGCTCGTCGAGCGGACAGAGCAGCTCGATCTCCGTCCCGCCTCCTGGTATCGCAGCACCTTCGCGACCGCGGCACCGGAACCGGTGCTCGGCGAGGAGCTCCCCGCCGGCTGGGAGGGCGTCCACTTCCCGTTCGAGACGTCGTTCGCGCAGCTCCGCGAGGACGGCTCACCCGCGGAGGACGGCGTGCTGCCGATCATCGACCTGCCGCGCCGCATGTACGCGGGGGAGGACACCGAGTTCTTGGCGCCCCTCCGCTACGGCGACATGGTGACGCAGCGTACGAGCCTCGGTTCGCTCGTCGAGAAGCAGGGGCGGGCCGGCCGCCTGGTCTTCGCCGACCTCGTGCGTGAGTACCTCGTCGACGGCGAGGTCACCGTCCGCAGCACCTGGCACGACGTGTTCCTCGAGGCGCAGCCCGCGGTGCCCTCCCCGCGGACGGCGGCGCCCGAGGTGGCCGCCGAGGACGTCGATCCCGATGTCGGAGCCGACTGGACCGTGACCCGGTCGCTCGACTCCCGCCAGCTGTTCCGTTTCTCGGCCGTGACGGGCAACACGCACCGCATCCATTACGACCGACAGTGGGCGCGTGAGGTCGAGGGGCTCGACGACCTCCTCGTGCACGGTCCGCTCACCCGCATCCTGGTGCTCGACGCCCTCACGGCGAACGCCGGTGGTCGTCGGCTCGCGTCGGTCCGCTTCCGCGCGGAGGCACCGGTGCTCGTCGACACGGCGTTCCGCATCGCGGGGACGGACGGCCCGGAGGGCACCTCGGTCGTCGTGCGTGCCGCCGACGGCACGGTCCTGGCCTCCGCCGACGCCACCTGGCGCCCCTGA
- a CDS encoding PDR/VanB family oxidoreductase encodes MRNRAGMTPLIVQEIVRETPTIVSVVLADPEGRRLPPWDPGAHIDLQLITRHERQYSLCGDPADEFRYRIAVLREEHSRGASHYIHNFLKVGRKVFIRPPRNLFPLSDAKRHLLLAAGIGITPLLSMARRLAAGDADWTLVYAVRTREDVAFAPELEALGDHVRIHVSAESGRLDLAGLLAGLEPGTDVSACGPRGFTDTLTNLAETLPEGCRLHLERFEPKPRAYLPNTAFTVECARSERTVEVPAGQTMLQAMQAARVGVAGSCMRGVCGSCAVQVVDGTPEHRDSLTTDDASMIMYPCVSRSLTPTLVIDA; translated from the coding sequence ATGCGCAATCGCGCGGGCATGACCCCGCTCATCGTCCAGGAGATCGTGCGCGAGACACCGACGATCGTCAGCGTCGTGCTCGCCGATCCGGAGGGCCGCCGACTCCCGCCGTGGGACCCCGGAGCGCACATCGACCTGCAGCTCATCACCCGCCACGAACGGCAGTACTCGCTCTGCGGTGATCCTGCGGACGAGTTCCGGTACCGGATCGCCGTCCTGCGGGAGGAGCACTCGCGGGGTGCCTCGCACTACATCCACAACTTCCTCAAGGTCGGTCGGAAGGTGTTCATCCGGCCACCAAGGAACCTGTTCCCACTCTCGGACGCGAAGCGGCACCTGCTCCTCGCGGCCGGCATCGGGATCACGCCGCTGCTCTCGATGGCGCGTCGGTTGGCCGCGGGCGACGCCGATTGGACCCTCGTCTACGCGGTGCGTACCCGGGAGGACGTCGCGTTCGCGCCGGAGCTCGAGGCTCTGGGCGACCACGTGCGGATCCATGTCAGCGCGGAGAGCGGCCGTCTCGACTTGGCCGGCCTCCTCGCGGGCCTCGAGCCGGGCACCGACGTGTCGGCCTGCGGGCCACGCGGGTTCACCGACACCCTCACGAACCTGGCCGAGACGCTGCCCGAGGGCTGCCGGTTGCACCTCGAGCGGTTCGAGCCGAAGCCCCGCGCCTACCTGCCGAACACGGCGTTCACCGTCGAGTGCGCGAGGTCGGAGCGGACCGTCGAGGTTCCCGCCGGGCAGACGATGCTGCAGGCGATGCAGGCCGCGCGGGTCGGTGTCGCCGGGTCGTGCATGCGGGGCGTCTGCGGCTCCTGCGCCGTGCAGGTGGTGGACGGGACGCCGGAGCATCGCGACTCCCTGACGACCGACGACGCGTCGATGATCATGTACCCGTGTGTGTCGAGGTCGCTGACGCCGACGCTCGTGATCGACGCGTAG
- a CDS encoding MSMEG_1061 family FMN-dependent PPOX-type flavoprotein codes for MQASAFASIDVDTIRRSLGEPDPAATAKIMDELDENCLAFLAHSPFCTIATSDVDGRCDNSPRGDYPGFVRALDTRTLVIPERLGNRLADSLQNIVQNGHIGMLCFVPGMSETLRINGTATVTDDPALMAMLEQDHVTPQLAIVVRTEEVYLHCGRALLRGGLWDAEMQELAAEVPSAGRIWASMSGLSTEVGDAIDEAVAVGNQSLY; via the coding sequence ATGCAGGCCAGCGCGTTCGCGTCGATCGACGTCGACACCATCCGTCGCTCCCTCGGCGAACCGGATCCCGCGGCGACGGCCAAGATCATGGACGAGCTCGACGAGAACTGCCTCGCCTTCCTCGCCCACTCGCCGTTCTGCACCATCGCGACGTCCGACGTCGACGGCCGGTGCGACAACTCCCCGCGCGGGGACTACCCGGGGTTCGTCCGGGCGCTCGACACCCGCACGCTCGTGATCCCGGAGCGCCTCGGCAACCGGCTCGCCGACTCCCTGCAGAACATCGTCCAGAACGGCCACATCGGCATGCTGTGCTTCGTCCCCGGCATGAGCGAGACCCTCCGGATCAACGGCACGGCCACCGTCACCGACGACCCGGCACTCATGGCGATGCTCGAACAGGACCACGTGACGCCGCAGCTCGCGATCGTCGTGCGCACCGAGGAGGTCTACCTGCACTGCGGGCGGGCACTCCTCCGCGGCGGGCTGTGGGACGCCGAGATGCAGGAGCTCGCGGCCGAGGTGCCGAGTGCGGGCCGGATCTGGGCGAGCATGTCGGGCCTGAGCACCGAGGTCGGCGACGCCATCGACGAGGCGGTCGCCGTCGGGAACCAGAGTCTGTATTGA
- a CDS encoding TetR/AcrR family transcriptional regulator, whose product MSSTPPKPNRGPSAGPENRRALVAAARQVFAADGFSAPLSAVAKRAGVGQGSLYRHFPDRISLALAVLDENVGELEEHAGRTDATLDTLLDVVIDQALVTSPFVEAILGEGDDPRVIALGTRLDSLAHALHAKELAAHRIADHVEPDDILMAISMVGATLTRIPDSHRADTAARAKAMFRRSFGR is encoded by the coding sequence ATGTCGTCCACGCCCCCGAAGCCGAACCGAGGCCCGAGCGCGGGACCCGAGAACCGCCGAGCGCTCGTCGCCGCAGCGCGTCAGGTGTTCGCCGCTGACGGCTTCAGCGCTCCCCTCAGCGCGGTCGCGAAGCGGGCGGGCGTCGGACAGGGCAGCCTGTACCGGCACTTCCCCGACCGGATCTCCCTCGCCCTCGCGGTGCTCGACGAGAACGTCGGCGAGCTGGAGGAGCACGCCGGGCGAACGGATGCGACCCTCGACACCCTGCTCGACGTCGTGATCGACCAGGCCCTCGTCACCTCGCCCTTCGTCGAGGCGATCCTCGGCGAGGGCGACGACCCCCGCGTGATCGCGCTCGGCACTCGCCTCGACAGCCTCGCGCACGCCCTGCATGCGAAGGAACTGGCTGCACACCGCATCGCCGACCACGTCGAGCCCGACGACATCCTCATGGCGATCTCGATGGTGGGAGCGACCCTCACCCGCATCCCAGATTCCCATCGAGCCGACACCGCGGCGCGCGCGAAGGCGATGTTCCGCCGCTCCTTCGGCCGATGA
- a CDS encoding SDR family NAD(P)-dependent oxidoreductase: protein MSALTANTPIAAWLADPTGGPLIRGLLTQLGTEESQLAPISGLPLQQLVALSQGKLPQSLIDDLVLAANDGVVPVDDAPQGWQERITVGRFAGKTVIVTGAASGIGRATASRVAREGGRVVAVDLFEDKLADLASSLPDADLVTVAGDITKQDDIDAIVAAAGERIDALANVAGINDDFSPLHETSDATWERVMGVNVTGAFKLTRAVLPSMVAAGSGSVVNIASEAGLRGNASGNAYTTSKHAVVGMTKSAAFMYGPHGVRVNAVAPGGVATGIPFPPNVSEAGSARLGPFQAAIPTIATAEQLAASITFLLSDDGVNVNGVILPSDGGWSVQ from the coding sequence ATGAGCGCCCTCACCGCCAACACCCCGATCGCCGCGTGGCTCGCCGACCCCACCGGTGGACCGCTCATCCGCGGCCTCCTCACCCAGCTGGGCACCGAGGAATCGCAGCTCGCCCCGATCTCGGGCCTCCCACTTCAGCAGCTCGTCGCCCTGAGTCAGGGGAAGCTGCCCCAATCGCTCATCGACGACCTCGTGCTCGCCGCGAACGACGGCGTCGTACCCGTCGACGACGCGCCCCAGGGGTGGCAGGAGCGCATCACCGTGGGTCGGTTCGCCGGGAAGACCGTGATCGTCACCGGGGCCGCTTCCGGTATCGGCCGTGCCACGGCATCCCGCGTCGCGCGTGAGGGCGGCCGGGTCGTGGCCGTGGACCTCTTCGAGGACAAGCTCGCCGACCTCGCTTCGAGCCTGCCGGACGCCGACCTCGTCACGGTCGCCGGCGACATCACGAAACAGGACGACATCGACGCGATCGTGGCTGCGGCGGGGGAGCGGATCGACGCGCTCGCCAACGTCGCCGGTATCAACGACGACTTCTCCCCGCTCCACGAGACCTCCGACGCGACCTGGGAGCGGGTGATGGGCGTGAACGTCACCGGTGCGTTCAAGCTGACCCGCGCCGTCCTACCGTCGATGGTCGCGGCCGGATCCGGCTCGGTCGTCAACATCGCGTCCGAGGCCGGGCTGCGCGGCAACGCCTCGGGGAACGCCTACACGACCTCGAAGCACGCGGTCGTCGGCATGACCAAGAGCGCCGCCTTCATGTACGGACCGCACGGCGTCCGGGTCAACGCCGTCGCTCCGGGCGGTGTCGCCACAGGGATCCCCTTCCCGCCGAACGTCTCCGAAGCGGGTTCGGCGCGGCTCGGACCGTTCCAGGCGGCGATCCCGACGATCGCGACCGCGGAGCAGCTCGCCGCGTCCATCACCTTCCTGCTGAGCGATGACGGCGTGAACGTCAACGGCGTCATCCTGCCGTCCGACGGTGGATGGTCGGTGCAGTAG
- a CDS encoding ROK family transcriptional regulator, with product MAEPGIETGRASVELVAAYAFDHGAFTASDVMDETGLTRATVLNACDALADRGWIRELDDARAAGDYRRGRPARRYELAADTAFVIGLDVGQHRVAALVATLRGEVVGRAERPIVGGDEDPDLRLATARTVVEEATAQAGATPGQVLVTAVGVPAPVDAHGRSPRGDHDYWARMNPDFASRLGPWGEVVLENDANLAATAERALGEVARESIAVLLAEASFGAGLIVDGVLLHGGAGGAGELRVLGMVEGVGSPEGLDGAARSWLEEDQRSGAVPASSPLARTPIDALDVGRVIDAAASGDAYAGRLVERLGERLGRVCVLFGSLLDVDEVVVAGGVARVASPVIAAAQTWLDEGTYAPTPIVRASRLGADVVALGAITRAVATIRSQPWRFAAPIPR from the coding sequence ATGGCGGAACCGGGGATCGAGACGGGCAGGGCGAGCGTCGAACTCGTCGCCGCCTACGCCTTCGACCACGGTGCGTTCACGGCGAGTGACGTCATGGACGAGACCGGCCTGACCCGCGCCACCGTGCTGAACGCCTGCGACGCCCTCGCCGACCGCGGCTGGATCCGGGAGCTCGACGACGCCCGGGCCGCCGGCGACTACCGACGGGGACGACCGGCCCGGCGCTACGAACTCGCCGCGGACACCGCCTTCGTGATCGGACTCGACGTGGGGCAGCATCGGGTCGCAGCACTCGTCGCGACGCTCCGTGGTGAGGTCGTCGGCCGGGCCGAACGCCCCATCGTGGGCGGCGACGAAGACCCCGACCTCCGCCTCGCGACCGCACGGACCGTCGTCGAGGAGGCGACCGCGCAGGCCGGCGCGACGCCGGGGCAGGTGCTCGTGACCGCCGTCGGTGTCCCGGCACCGGTGGACGCGCACGGCCGCTCCCCGCGCGGCGATCACGACTACTGGGCCCGGATGAACCCCGACTTCGCGAGCCGCCTCGGCCCCTGGGGCGAGGTCGTGCTCGAGAACGACGCCAACCTCGCGGCCACGGCGGAGCGCGCCCTCGGGGAGGTGGCACGCGAGTCCATCGCCGTCCTCCTGGCCGAGGCGAGTTTCGGGGCGGGACTCATCGTCGACGGTGTGCTGCTGCACGGCGGGGCGGGCGGCGCGGGCGAACTCCGCGTGCTCGGCATGGTCGAGGGCGTCGGTTCACCGGAGGGCCTGGACGGTGCGGCACGGTCGTGGCTGGAGGAGGATCAGCGATCCGGTGCGGTGCCGGCGTCGTCTCCCCTCGCACGGACACCGATCGACGCCCTCGACGTCGGCCGCGTCATCGACGCCGCCGCCTCGGGCGACGCCTACGCCGGCAGACTCGTCGAACGTCTCGGGGAACGCCTCGGGCGGGTGTGCGTCCTGTTCGGCAGCCTGCTCGACGTGGACGAGGTCGTCGTCGCCGGCGGCGTGGCCCGCGTCGCCTCCCCCGTCATCGCCGCGGCTCAGACCTGGCTCGACGAGGGGACCTACGCGCCGACGCCGATCGTGCGGGCCTCGCGACTCGGCGCGGACGTCGTCGCCCTGGGCGCGATCACCCGGGCGGTCGCGACGATCCGCTCCCAGCCGTGGCGCTTCGCCGCTCCGATCCCGCGCTGA